Sequence from the Microbacterium sp. 1.5R genome:
ATGCGCGGCGCCGGACTCGACGACACCTACGGCGGATACGTCGACGACGTGCCGGCCATCACGCTCGCCTCGCTGAACTCGATGTCGATGTTCGGCGTCAACCGGCGCCTCCTCGGCGCCATCGTCGGACACCTCGCCGCGTTCGAGATGACCTCGTCGATCCCGAACCGCCTGTACGCCGACGGCCTGCGGCGCCTCGGGTTCGGTGAGGACGTGACCGACTACTTCGATGAGCACGTCGAAGCGGATGCCGTGCATGAGCAGATCGCGGCGCGTGACCTCGCCGGCGGGTTGGCGGAGGATCACCCCGAGCTGCTGCCCGACATCATGTTCGGCGCGGCCGCCTGCCTGACCGTGGACGGCTGGGCAGCGGGTCACATGCTCGACTCGTGGACGCGTGGAGAATCCTCGCTGCGGCCGAGGGACGCACGATGAGCGCGCGCGAGGATGCCGTCACCATCACCGCCTACCCCGACGGACCGCTGCTCGTGCGGGGCGCGGCGGTGCTGGAGTCATCCGACGGCGAGCCGATCGAGGTCACGCGCCGCACCGTGGCGCTGTGCCGCTGCGGCCTCTCGACGATCAAGCCGTTCTGCGACGGCACCCACAAGGCCGCAGGGTTCCGCACCGACGCCTGATCTCAACCCGTCGGTCAGTGCCCGACTGCCGGCAGGCATCCGCCGTCCATGATGACGCCGCCGATCTCGACCGTGAGCACGTCGGCCGAGACCTCGCCGAAGATGCATCCCCCTTCGGGAGCAGCTGCACCGAAGGCCACGGCCCGCTCGTCGCCCAGCGTCTGGACGTAGGCGAGGCCGGCGTCGGCGAAGACCTCCTCCACAGCCGCGACCGACAGGCCGCCGGAAGTGCGGAGCGACTCGAGGCCGGCGCGGATGTCGTTCGCCGGTTTCTCGGCGGCGGCTCGGCTCTCCTCCGAGAGGTCGACGCGATCGCGGTAGCGCTCGTTCTGCGCCATCGCGTCGTCGGGGTCGTAGGGCGCGCAGTCCGGAGGCAGATCGACGCCTTCGATCTGCGGGCACGCTGCCGTGGGAGTGGGACTCGGAGATGCAGATGGCGATGCGCCAGGCGGGCCGGCGGTGGCCGTCGCGCACCCTGCGAGCATCATGGTCGTCGCAACGACGAGAAGCAGCCGTGCACCTCTCGACCTGTCCCCCCGGAGTCCGGTCATTCCCTCATGCAACCACACGGGAGCTCAGTGGCCAATGGTCATTCCGTGTGCGCCTCCGCTCACCGCGACAACGCCCCCGGGTGCAGGCCGGATGCGGCGATGAGGCGCGACGACCCCGCTTCAGCCCGGATTCAGCGTGCGCCCGCCACACTGGAGGAATGCGGATCCTGGTGGTTGACGACGAGGTGCGGTTGGCCGACGCCGTCCGCCGGGGACTCGAGGCCGAGGGCTTCGCGGTCGACGTGGCGAACAACGGCGTCGACGGGCTCTGGCGTGCGCGCGAGACCCGATACGACGCGATCGTGCTCGACCTCATGATGCCCGGCATGAGCGGCTGGAAGGTGTGCGAGGCCCTGCGCGCCGAGGAGAACTGGACGCCCGTGCTGATGCTCACCGCCAAGGACGGCGAGTGGGATCAGGTGGAGGCCCTCGAGACCGGCGCCGACGACTATGTGACGAAGCCGTTCTCCTTCGCGATCCTCGTCGCCCGCATCCGCGCCCTCGTGCGCCGGGGAGCCGTGGCCCGCCCGGCCGTCCTCGAAGCCGGAGACCTGAAGCTCGACCCCTCGTCGCACCATGTCTGGCGGGGCGAGACTCCGGTCACGCTGACCGCCCGCGAATTCGCCGTGCTCGAGCACCTGATGCGTCATCGAGGTCAGGTGCTCTCGAAGCGCGAGCTGATCGACGGTGTATGGGACGACGACTTCGACGGCGACCCCAACATCGTCGAGGTCTACGTCGGACACCTGCGCCGCAAGCTCGACAAGCCCTTCGGACGCGAGGCGATCGAGACGATCCGCGGTGCCGGCTACCGATTGGCGGCCGACGGTGGCTAGGCGCTCATTCCGATCGGTGCGCGCCCGGACGACCCTCGGCGCGACGCTCGTCGTGGCCGTCGCCCTGCTCATCGGGGCGTTCTCGTTCTACGGCATCCTGAGCTCCAGCATCCACGCGAGCGCGGAGCGTGCCGCCGAGCAGCGCCTCGACGAACTCGCCGATCGCTTCGACGGCCCCGGCGGCGGACCGGGCGGCGAACGCGGCATCGACACCCTCGACGACGAGATCGTGCAGATCATCGGCGGCGACGGATCGGTGCGCGCCGCCAGTGAGGATGCGCGCGACGAACTGGGGTCGACCGCTCTGCCGATCTCCGACGGCGCGCAGACCCTGACGATCGCCGGCGAGCCCATGCTCGTGGTCTCCGACGGCATCGAGGACGACGACACCCTCGTGCTGGCGGTGTCGATCGAAGACGGGGTCGAGACGCTGTCGACGGTCGCGCTGCTGCTCGCGGTGGCCGTGCCGCTGCTGCTGCTGCTCGTCGCCGTGACCACGTGGCTGGTCGTCGGACGGGCCCTCCGACCGGTCACGCGCATCCGCGAAGAGGTCGACGGGATCACCGCCGAGCACCTGCATCGGCGCGTCGAGGTGCCGCCGTCATCGGACGAGATCGCGGCGCTCGCGACCACCATGAACCGGATGCTGGATCGCCTCGACGCCTCGGCGACGGCGCAGCGCCGTTTCGTCTCCGATGCGTCGCACGAGCTGCGCTCCCCGCTCGCGACGATCCGACAGCACGCCGAGCTCGCGCAGGCCCACCCGGCCACCACGAGCATCGGCGAGCTCGCGGAGGTCGTGTCCGATGAAGGACTCCGGCTCCAGGGCATCGTCGAATCGCTGCTGCTGCTCGCCCGGCTCGACGAGGGCGGCGGCACGCACGACGAGGCGATCGATCTCGACGACCTCGCGCTCGCTGAGGTGAGGCGGCTGAGGTCTCGCGGCGTCGAGGTCGACGGCTCCGGCATCCGTGCGGCCCGTGTCACCGGAGACCCCCGCCTGCTCGGTCAGCTGCTGCGCAACCTCGCCGACAACGCCGTCCGGCACAGCGCGGCTCGCGTGGCCATCAGCGTGATCCCGCAGGATTCGTGGGTGTTCGTGACCGTCGAGGACGACGGCTCCGGCGTGCCGCCCGACGAGCGCGAGCGCATCTTCGAACGGTTCGTGCGGCTCGACGAGGCGCGCAGCCGGGATGCCGGAGGCAGCGGTCTCGGCCTCGCGATCGTGCAGGGCATCGCCGTGGCCGGCGGCGGCACCGTCTCGGTCGACGCCTCCCGTTGGGGCGGCGCGCGCTTCGTCGTGGCCCTGCCCCTCTCGGACTGACACTCTCTCGGCGTCCGGGCCGTCCGCAGGACCTGACGCCTCAGTATCCGGGCCGTCTGCAGGACCTGGCACCTCAGTATCCGGGCCGTCTGCAGCACCTGGCACCTCAGTATCCGGGCCGTCTGCAGGACCCGCCACCTCAGCATCCGGGCCGTCTGCAGGACCTGCCACCTCAGCATCCGGGCCGTCTGCAGGACCCGCCACCTCAGCATCCGGGCCGTCTGCAGGACCTGCCACCTCAGCATCCGGGCCGTCTGCAGGACCTGGCACCTCAGTATCCGGGCCGTCTGCAGGACCCGAGCACGGATGCGGGAACAGGATCCATGTCTCGTCCTGCATCCGTGCCCTGATCCTGCAGGTGGTGCGTGTCACTGCGGCCGAGACGCCCCTGCTTCCTGAAGACGCCTTCAGGACGCTTCAGGGTGGCTTCAGCACTGCCGCGAGAGCATCGAGACATGAACGACAAGAACCCGACCCCCGACCAGACGCCCGAGAACCTCCCGACGAACGCGACTCCCCCAGCACCGCCCGCACCCCCCGCGCCCACCGCGACGCCGTCCCACGATGGTGAGACCGTTCCCGTCGCGCCGCTCGCGGCTGATAACGCCGCCCCGGCATCCGCGTCCGCAGCTCCCGCGAAGCGCGGTCGCAAGCGCGCTCTGCTGATCGGCGGCGGAGTCGCCGCTGCCCTGATCCTCGCCGGTGGAGGCGTGGCCGTCGGAGCAGCCATCGGGGACGACATCGGCGACGACGATGACCGCCCCTCGGTCTCGGACGGACCCCACGACGACGACGGAGACCGCGGTGGACAGCCCGGCGACGACCGTGACGACAGCGACAGCGACGATCAGGGCGCTCCGCAGGGCGGCGGCCCCGTGACCGGGATCGGCACGGACTCGGCCGACGAGCTCGTGGACATCGCGGATGCCGCCCGCGGAGCCGCCGAGGGCGACGTCACCTCGATCGACGCGAAGCGCGACGGCACCTGGGAGGTCCAGCTGACCGCCGCGAACGGCAGCGAGACCGAGGTGCGAGTGGATGCCGACCGCGCCGCCACCGTGATCTCGACCGAGCAGGAGGACGACGACACGGCTCCCACCCACACCCTCGACGAGGCCGCGATCCGTGCCCTCGTGGATGCCGCATTGGCCGAGGCCGACGGGATGATCACCGACCTCGACGCCGACAACGACGAGGTCAGCCCCTACGACGCGTCGGTGCTCACCAGCGACCGCCGCTCGATCGACATCGACTTCAGCGCCGACTACGCGGTCGTCGGCACCGACATCGACGACTGATCACCCTCGTCGTTCTTCGAGCCGCCGGCCCCATGGGGTCGGCGGCTCGACGCGGTTTCGGCCAGACGTGCCGGCAGCGGAACCCGGTTCCCGCAGGCGATTCCCGCGCGTAGCGTCATGATCCGTCGCTCGTCGGGTCTCTCTCAGTGAGTTCGGTCGCCGTCGCGCGCCGACGATGCGGACACCGGGGGGATCCATGCCAGTCACGGCGCACACCTACTTCTACACACCCGCTCGAGCGGACTCCGTCGTGCAGGCACTGCAGCACCTCGTGACCGACCTGAAGCACGTCGAGCGGCGATACTTCGACAGCCGTTCGGTCGCGTTCAGCACCCGCGGGTCGCTGTTCGAGGCACCGGCCGACGTGACGATCGTGACGACTCCCCTTACGACCGGCGGATCGGATGTGAGGATCGCGCTGCAGACGACGGCCCGGCGGACGGCGAGCCGCCGGTCGCTGACCACCAGGGCCGCCGACCGCCTCAGCGTGCGGATTCAGAAGGCGCTGGGCTGACCGCGAGCCAGACGTATCCGAAGGGTGGGATGCGAAGCCCCTCGTGACGCGTGCCGGTGAGCAGATCCGTGCCGCTCACCGACGGCAGATCGACCATCGCGTCGCTGACGTTCACGACCGCCGTCACCTCATCCGGGGTGCCGGCCGCCCGACGGATCACGAGCACGCGGTCGTCGAGCGACTCGATGTGCTGCGACGCGAACGGAGAGAACGCGGCGATCTCGCGTCGTACCGCCAGCATCGCCCGCACGCCGTCGAGCATGCCCGCTCGACGGTCCGAGACCTGCAGCTCCTCGCGCAGACGGTCGGCGTCGAGCACCTCGCGGTTGATGCGACGCGCGATGTCGCTCTCCTGCACTCCCGCGTGGTCCTGCTCGGACCCGAAGAGCGAGTGATGGTAGATCGCGGGCACTCCGACCAGCGACAGCAGGATCGCGTGCGCCGCGAGGCCGCGGGTCACAGCCGATGCGTCGGGGTCGGGGTCCTGCGGATCGACGAGTGCCTCGAGGTAGTTCGTGTTCAGCTCGTAGACCCCCTCGCTCCCGTCGGGGCGACGTGCCATCGAGACCCGGCCACCGCGGGCCAGGGTGCGCTCCACGAGCAGGGCGCGATCGTCGTCGGTCAGCAGTCCTTCTGTGGGGCGCAGCCCGATGCCGTCGTGACTGGCCAGGAAGTTGAACCAGGTCGCGGTGTCGCTCACCGGTCCCACCCTGCTCGCCCAGGCGGCGAGCGCCGTCGCCCGTCCGGTCACGAACGCGTGCAGCACCAGAGGCGGCAGAGCGAACTGGTAGACCATGTTCGCCTCGTCACCACCGTCGCCGAAGTAGGTGATGTTGTCGGCGTGGGGGACGTTGGTCTCGGTGAGCAGCATCGTGCCCGGTGCGAGCTCGTCGACCAGTGCGCGCCAGATGCGGATGATCGCGTGAGTCTGCGGCAGGTGGATGCAGGTGGTGCCCGACTCCTTCCAGAGGTAGCCGATCGCGTCGAGGCGCACGGTCGTCGCCCCATGAGCGAGGTAGCCGAGCAGGATGTCGGTGAGGTCGAGCAGCACCGCGGGCGTGCTCGGGTCGACGTCGATCTGGTCGTCCCCGAAGGTCGTCCAGGCACGGGCCGTCGAGCCGTCGGGCCGCGTGTACTCGTGGACGAGCGGGGTGGTGCGCGGACGCACGACGTGCGAGACGTCGAAGTCGGGAGAGGGATCGAGGAAGTACCCGGCGAACCGCTCGTCCCGCTCGAGCCAGCGGCGGAACCAGTGCGACGAGCTCGAGATGTGGTTGGCGACGAAGTCGAGGGCGAGGGCGTACTCCTCACGCAGGTCGGCGACGTCATCCCACGTGCCCAGCGCCGGGTTCACCTCACGGTGATCCAGCACGCCGAAGCCGTCGTCCGAGGTCCAGGGGTAGATGGGCAGCAGGTGGACATCGCTGATGACGTCGCCGATGTGCTCCCGCAGCACTCCCGCGAGGGTGTGCAGCGGCGCCTCGCCGGCCCGCCGGAACGAGTCGCCGTAGGTGATCAGGTAGGCGGTGCTCTGATCCGGACGCGCCTTCGCGGCCGGCGACAGGCGGTCACGCCAGGTCTCAGCGAGCTCGAGCAGCGCCGCGAGCACCTCGGGCGCGGCATCCGGATAGAGCTGCGCGATCAGGGGGGCCAGGCGCTGCTCGAGCTGGATCTTGGTCTTCATGCCACCGACTCCTTCAGAAGCTCGCGGACGAGGTGCATGCCGCGTGCATCGAGACCGTCGATGCGATCGGAGAACCCTCGGATCCCGGGCGCCGCGAGAACCACCTCAGCCCACTCGTCTCGGAGGGCGAATTCCGGTCGCGCGACGAGGCAGTCGGGGTCGTTGACCCAGAACCGGCCGTGCTGCCACGACCTGGCCTCGAGCGACATCCGCCCGCGGAGTCCCTGCGAGCCGTCCTCGCCACCCTCGTGGAAGGTGTCTCCCGAGACCCGCATCGCGTCGACGAGTCCGACGCTCGGGAGGATCGGAGCACCGCACCCGAGCATGAAGGCGTCGTCGCCGAGCACCTCGCGGATGAGCTCGAGCCCTGAGCGGTAGGCCGAGATCGGCGTGGCGTCGGCATCCCACCGTGCCCCCGGGATCGCCCCGGAGTAGAGGAAGTCGAGCTTGACGTAGTCGATCCCGAGATCGCGGATGTCGCCGAACACGGTGGCCAGGTATTCGCGCACTCCCGGATGCGTCAGGTCGAGCCCACGGAGGTCGTCGCCCCAGTTGCGCCCCGCGTCGCCGACGAGCCACTCGGGGTGCTCCCGGGCGACGGTCGAGCCGGCGCCGACCGAGAAAGGCGCGGCCCAGATCCCCGCGCGGCGCCCGGTCTCGCGGATCGCATCGACCGCGGAGGCGAGTGACCCGAATCGGGGGTGCGGCGCGGTCCACTCGCCGGTGCCGAGGCTCCAGCCGTCATCGATCTGCACCACGTCGACGTCGAGCCCTCGATCGTCGATCGCCCGAAGGTTCTCGATCACGTCAGCAGCCCGCACGTCTTCGAAGTACTGGTACCAGGTGCACCACACGCGAGGTGACCGAGCGGCGGTCCGGGCACCGGCGGCTGCGCCGAAGCGGTCACCGAACGCGGCGAGCGCAGAGGGGCCCGTGTCGTCGCCACCGGCATCCGGAGTCCACGACGAGACGTCGGCGACATCGCCGATCGCGTCCACGATCACCCGGTCGCCGTGCCAGCGGGCGCGCAGTGTGGGCACCTCGCGGCGGGCGTCGAGCGTGCCGAAGACCCGAGCGGGAGCACCGTCGCCCGGATCGACGACGAGCAGCCCTTCGCCCTGAACCGCATCCGTCGCCACCTCGGTTCCCGGCCGGAAGCGCATGGCGTGCTGCCACGGCTCGGCCGGCCGGAGGATCGGGTCGCCCTGGCCGTGCCACGTGGTCGGGCTCCAGCTCTGCCAGCCCTCCGCGTACACCCGGGCGTCGGGCCCGACGGGGATCTCATCGAGGACGGTCACGCTGCTCCACTCCGCCCGGCGAGGGCTGTCGTCAGTTCGAGGTCGTGGGGGCGCACGGGTGCGCCGTCGAGTTCAGCGGATTCGACGGCGGCGAACGTCGCGCGCACCGTGGCGAGGACGTGCTCGGCCGAGTTCTCGGGTTCGCGCTCCTCGTCGATCGCGCACTGCAGCTCGCCCATCGCGCCGGCGAATCCGTCGGAGAACCACTGGCCGTCGAGGTCGAACTCGGTGCTCTCTCCGTCGCGCTCGAGCACCAGCCGGTCGGAGCCGAGCAGGATGCTGCCGCGGAGGGTCCCTTCGGTCCCGTGGATCCAGAACGGGCACCCGCCGGCGTCTGTCCGCGCGTTGCCCACGATGCGGATCGATGCGCTCGCCCCCGTCGACGTCTGCATCCGCAGGTCTGCCCCCCACGGGTTCCGGGCGGCGGCGGGCTGGCCGGGAACGCGGTGGTCGCGGGCCGCGATCTCGACCACCCGGGATCCTTCGAGCCAGCAGCGGGTGATGTCGACCCAGTGCACGAGGTAGTCGTTCAGGAGCATGTGCGGCACGTCGTCGAACGGCGTGCCCACGAGTGGCGGCAGCGGCTTGTCGTGCAGATGCGTGACCCCCACCACTTCTCCGATCCGGGCGTCACGGATCAGCAGAGACGCGAGGCGCCAGGCCGGAGCCCACCGCGCATTCTGATTCACCGCCACGCGGATCCCCCGTTCACGCGCATCAGCGAGCACCTCGCGCAGACGCGGCAGATCAGCGGGGTCGCTGATGAGAGGCTTCTGGGCGAGGACGTGCTTGCCCGCTGCCACTGCCGCGGCGATCAGCTCGACGCGACCGGTCGGCCCGGTCGCCAGATCGACGATGTCGACACGGGGATCCGCGAGCAGCGCCTCGACGGACTCGTGGACGGTCTCGATGCCGAAGTCCGCGGCGAGCGCTTCGGCGTCACCGCGAGTCCGCGACGTCACGGCCACGACAGGGAGGCCCCACGCGCCGTATGCCGGAAGGTGGGCGCTGCGGGCGATCGCCCCCGCGCCGACGATGCCGATCGCGCGACGCCGGTCCGGGACGAGCGGGCGATGGTCGGGGATGCCGCTCACCGGAGACGCTCGGGGGCGGCGTCGAAGCGGAGCAGGGCTTGCATGATGTCGGGGTCGCCTGCGTCGAGCCTGTCGAAGACCGCGGCGACATCGGCCGACGGCACGATGTCGGACACGAGCGCCCCGGCATCCACCGATCCGTCGAAGATGAGCGCCATGACGGTGCGCACGAGACGAGCCTGGTCCCATCGGCCGCCGAGCGCGACAGGCACTCCAGAGATCTGGCTGGCGACGATCCGCACGCGGTTGTGGTGGAACTCCTCCCCCAGGCGCAGGTGGGCAGCTCCACCCTGATAGAAGCCGGAAGCGGCGACGAGCCCCTCGGGCCTCACCGCTCGGATCGCCTCGTGCAGGGCGCGATCCGTGCCGGACAGCTCGATCGCACTGTCGGCCCCGCCGCCCGTGATCTCGCGGATCGACTCTCCGGCGCCACCCTCCCGCAACGCGTCGACCGTGTGGCGTGCGCCGAAGACCTCGGCCATCGCCAGCCGGGTCGCGAGGGTGTCGACAGCCGTGACCCGACCGCCGGCGAGGGTGGCGAGGCGAGTCGCGAGCAGGCCGATCACGCCCTGTCCGAACACCGCGACCTGCTCGCCGAGCCGCACGTCGGCGGCGAGCACGGCATTCAGAGCGATCGCTCCCACCCGCGCGAAAGTCCCCAGCACGGGATCGGCGCCGTCGGGCACGAGCCGCCCCACGACCGCGGATGCCGGCACGACGGCGTCACTGCGGTGTCCCCAGATGCCGTGCACCACGTCTCCGACCCGCACTCCGCTCACGTCGTCCGCGACCTCGGTCACCTCGCCGACCTCGGAGTAGCCCCAGCCCGAGACCGGGTAGCCGAAGCTGGGCTCACCCGGCACGAAGAGCCGTCGGTCGGCGTCCCACGTGGAGGTGAGATACGGGTTGGTGCCGCGGTAGGCGGTGAGCTCGGTGCCGGCTGAGATGCCCGAGTACCAGGTGGAGATCCGCACGCTTCCGGATGTCAGCGGCTGCGGCGCGATCTCGACAAGCTCGACCTCTCGGACGGCGGAGAACTGCACGACGTGGGGCACGGGGGGCCTTCTTTCCAGCGGGGACTCAGCCCTTCTCCGCACCGGCGGTGAGGCCTCCGACGAGGAGCCGCTCGGAGGCGAAGAAGAGGATGATGATGGGCAGGGTCAGGATCACGGAACCGGCCATGAGGACCGTGGTGGGAACCTCGATGCTGCCGGAGAGCTGGGAGAGGCCCAGCGAGACGGTCCATGAATCGCGCTTCTCGACGAGGAACAGCAGAGCGAAGAGGAACTCGTTCCAGGCGATCATGAAGATGAACAGTCCGTTCGACACGATCGCGGGCATGGCGAGCGGGATGCTGACCCGGCGCATGATCTGGAACCGGGTGCACCCGTCGAGTGCCGCAGCCTCCTCGAGCGAGACCGGGATCGTGGCGAAGTAGTTGCGCAGCGTGTAGATCGACACCGCCGCGACCTGTGACACGTAGACGATGAGCAGTCCGACGAGCGAGCCGCGCAGCCCGATCTGCGTGAAGAACACGAACAGCGGCACCGCCAGCAGGATCGCAGGGAAGAAGTACACCGCGAGGAACAGGCCGGACACCTGACGGCGACCGAAGAAGGCCAGTCGGCTGACGGCATACGAACCGGGAATCGACACCAGGAGCGTGAGCACGACCGTCGCGAGAGCGACCAGCAGTGAGTTGCGCATGAAGACGATGAAGCCCTGCCCGCCGGCGTCCACGGGCGCCAGCACGTCGAGGTAGGTCGAGAAGTCGAGCTCCTCGATCGTGATCCACAGCGCGCCCGGGTTCTGCAGCAGCGAGTCGAGCGAGCGGAAGCTGAGCAGCACCATGTAGTAG
This genomic interval carries:
- a CDS encoding glycoside hydrolase family 36 protein, giving the protein MTVLDEIPVGPDARVYAEGWQSWSPTTWHGQGDPILRPAEPWQHAMRFRPGTEVATDAVQGEGLLVVDPGDGAPARVFGTLDARREVPTLRARWHGDRVIVDAIGDVADVSSWTPDAGGDDTGPSALAAFGDRFGAAAGARTAARSPRVWCTWYQYFEDVRAADVIENLRAIDDRGLDVDVVQIDDGWSLGTGEWTAPHPRFGSLASAVDAIRETGRRAGIWAAPFSVGAGSTVAREHPEWLVGDAGRNWGDDLRGLDLTHPGVREYLATVFGDIRDLGIDYVKLDFLYSGAIPGARWDADATPISAYRSGLELIREVLGDDAFMLGCGAPILPSVGLVDAMRVSGDTFHEGGEDGSQGLRGRMSLEARSWQHGRFWVNDPDCLVARPEFALRDEWAEVVLAAPGIRGFSDRIDGLDARGMHLVRELLKESVA
- a CDS encoding response regulator transcription factor, which produces MRILVVDDEVRLADAVRRGLEAEGFAVDVANNGVDGLWRARETRYDAIVLDLMMPGMSGWKVCEALRAEENWTPVLMLTAKDGEWDQVEALETGADDYVTKPFSFAILVARIRALVRRGAVARPAVLEAGDLKLDPSSHHVWRGETPVTLTAREFAVLEHLMRHRGQVLSKRELIDGVWDDDFDGDPNIVEVYVGHLRRKLDKPFGREAIETIRGAGYRLAADGG
- a CDS encoding zinc-dependent alcohol dehydrogenase, translated to MPHVVQFSAVREVELVEIAPQPLTSGSVRISTWYSGISAGTELTAYRGTNPYLTSTWDADRRLFVPGEPSFGYPVSGWGYSEVGEVTEVADDVSGVRVGDVVHGIWGHRSDAVVPASAVVGRLVPDGADPVLGTFARVGAIALNAVLAADVRLGEQVAVFGQGVIGLLATRLATLAGGRVTAVDTLATRLAMAEVFGARHTVDALREGGAGESIREITGGGADSAIELSGTDRALHEAIRAVRPEGLVAASGFYQGGAAHLRLGEEFHHNRVRIVASQISGVPVALGGRWDQARLVRTVMALIFDGSVDAGALVSDIVPSADVAAVFDRLDAGDPDIMQALLRFDAAPERLR
- a CDS encoding PepSY domain-containing protein, with amino-acid sequence MNDKNPTPDQTPENLPTNATPPAPPAPPAPTATPSHDGETVPVAPLAADNAAPASASAAPAKRGRKRALLIGGGVAAALILAGGGVAVGAAIGDDIGDDDDRPSVSDGPHDDDGDRGGQPGDDRDDSDSDDQGAPQGGGPVTGIGTDSADELVDIADAARGAAEGDVTSIDAKRDGTWEVQLTAANGSETEVRVDADRAATVISTEQEDDDTAPTHTLDEAAIRALVDAALAEADGMITDLDADNDEVSPYDASVLTSDRRSIDIDFSADYAVVGTDIDD
- a CDS encoding sensor histidine kinase is translated as MARRSFRSVRARTTLGATLVVAVALLIGAFSFYGILSSSIHASAERAAEQRLDELADRFDGPGGGPGGERGIDTLDDEIVQIIGGDGSVRAASEDARDELGSTALPISDGAQTLTIAGEPMLVVSDGIEDDDTLVLAVSIEDGVETLSTVALLLAVAVPLLLLLVAVTTWLVVGRALRPVTRIREEVDGITAEHLHRRVEVPPSSDEIAALATTMNRMLDRLDASATAQRRFVSDASHELRSPLATIRQHAELAQAHPATTSIGELAEVVSDEGLRLQGIVESLLLLARLDEGGGTHDEAIDLDDLALAEVRRLRSRGVEVDGSGIRAARVTGDPRLLGQLLRNLADNAVRHSAARVAISVIPQDSWVFVTVEDDGSGVPPDERERIFERFVRLDEARSRDAGGSGLGLAIVQGIAVAGGGTVSVDASRWGGARFVVALPLSD
- a CDS encoding Gfo/Idh/MocA family protein, which codes for MSGIPDHRPLVPDRRRAIGIVGAGAIARSAHLPAYGAWGLPVVAVTSRTRGDAEALAADFGIETVHESVEALLADPRVDIVDLATGPTGRVELIAAAVAAGKHVLAQKPLISDPADLPRLREVLADARERGIRVAVNQNARWAPAWRLASLLIRDARIGEVVGVTHLHDKPLPPLVGTPFDDVPHMLLNDYLVHWVDITRCWLEGSRVVEIAARDHRVPGQPAAARNPWGADLRMQTSTGASASIRIVGNARTDAGGCPFWIHGTEGTLRGSILLGSDRLVLERDGESTEFDLDGQWFSDGFAGAMGELQCAIDEEREPENSAEHVLATVRATFAAVESAELDGAPVRPHDLELTTALAGRSGAA
- a CDS encoding carbohydrate ABC transporter permease, with product MSATTDAVTEARPARRGFDRDGFENALFRILRPIVILLLVLAAVVPFYYMVLLSFRSLDSLLQNPGALWITIEELDFSTYLDVLAPVDAGGQGFIVFMRNSLLVALATVVLTLLVSIPGSYAVSRLAFFGRRQVSGLFLAVYFFPAILLAVPLFVFFTQIGLRGSLVGLLIVYVSQVAAVSIYTLRNYFATIPVSLEEAAALDGCTRFQIMRRVSIPLAMPAIVSNGLFIFMIAWNEFLFALLFLVEKRDSWTVSLGLSQLSGSIEVPTTVLMAGSVILTLPIIILFFASERLLVGGLTAGAEKG
- a CDS encoding sugar phosphorylase, with protein sequence MKTKIQLEQRLAPLIAQLYPDAAPEVLAALLELAETWRDRLSPAAKARPDQSTAYLITYGDSFRRAGEAPLHTLAGVLREHIGDVISDVHLLPIYPWTSDDGFGVLDHREVNPALGTWDDVADLREEYALALDFVANHISSSSHWFRRWLERDERFAGYFLDPSPDFDVSHVVRPRTTPLVHEYTRPDGSTARAWTTFGDDQIDVDPSTPAVLLDLTDILLGYLAHGATTVRLDAIGYLWKESGTTCIHLPQTHAIIRIWRALVDELAPGTMLLTETNVPHADNITYFGDGGDEANMVYQFALPPLVLHAFVTGRATALAAWASRVGPVSDTATWFNFLASHDGIGLRPTEGLLTDDDRALLVERTLARGGRVSMARRPDGSEGVYELNTNYLEALVDPQDPDPDASAVTRGLAAHAILLSLVGVPAIYHHSLFGSEQDHAGVQESDIARRINREVLDADRLREELQVSDRRAGMLDGVRAMLAVRREIAAFSPFASQHIESLDDRVLVIRRAAGTPDEVTAVVNVSDAMVDLPSVSGTDLLTGTRHEGLRIPPFGYVWLAVSPAPSESAR
- a CDS encoding CDGSH iron-sulfur domain-containing protein, which translates into the protein MSAREDAVTITAYPDGPLLVRGAAVLESSDGEPIEVTRRTVALCRCGLSTIKPFCDGTHKAAGFRTDA